In the Bacillota bacterium genome, one interval contains:
- a CDS encoding GvpL/GvpF family gas vesicle protein: MSGLATLYLALAIRAAGLQLSRPLIEDLLARLGHPCEDEFLDALFRLLQAPAPHSTPAAAAGDMTLPPLPGTADPASPEWQESSLEGRYLYGVVRTGESQGDFHAVGVDGNRVFLVRERDLAALVHACPPEPYQSDDPKRVTEWLQAHQSVLEAAMAKWGTVIPTGFDTILKGKAPDPDEVVRSWIRDAYDRLDRTWQRIEGKAEYDVEITWDAGAAEREARAASETIRLIEAELASLSSGLAYLQRQRLDKAMAEAVGSACSAHARRFLDEISSRCTETKPEAVARTGQGEHLVLRVACLATTSQVEKLGEALDRIAAIPGFSVRFTGPWPPFSFVE, translated from the coding sequence GTGAGCGGTCTGGCCACCCTGTACCTGGCCCTGGCAATACGGGCTGCAGGACTGCAGCTGAGCCGCCCCCTGATCGAGGACCTGCTAGCCAGGCTGGGTCACCCTTGCGAGGACGAATTCCTCGATGCTCTTTTCCGGCTCCTGCAAGCTCCGGCACCTCATTCAACCCCAGCCGCGGCTGCCGGCGACATGACTTTACCGCCACTCCCCGGGACAGCAGATCCGGCTTCTCCAGAGTGGCAAGAGAGCAGTCTGGAAGGGAGGTACCTTTACGGTGTGGTCAGGACGGGGGAGTCCCAGGGCGATTTCCATGCGGTGGGCGTGGACGGCAACCGCGTTTTCCTCGTTCGGGAGCGGGATCTCGCGGCCCTGGTGCACGCATGTCCTCCCGAGCCTTACCAGTCCGATGACCCGAAGCGGGTGACCGAGTGGTTACAAGCCCACCAGTCGGTACTGGAGGCGGCCATGGCGAAATGGGGCACTGTGATTCCGACCGGCTTTGACACCATCTTGAAGGGCAAGGCTCCCGACCCGGATGAGGTGGTGAGAAGCTGGATTCGGGACGCGTACGACCGTCTGGACCGCACGTGGCAGCGCATAGAAGGCAAGGCAGAGTATGATGTGGAGATCACCTGGGATGCCGGAGCTGCGGAAAGGGAGGCCAGGGCTGCCAGCGAGACGATCCGCCTTATTGAAGCGGAACTGGCCTCACTATCATCGGGCCTGGCTTACTTGCAACGACAGCGACTGGACAAAGCAATGGCCGAAGCCGTGGGGAGTGCGTGCTCGGCTCACGCCCGGCGCTTTCTCGACGAGATTTCCTCGCGGTGCACGGAAACCAAACCGGAGGCTGTGGCCAGGACCGGTCAGGGTGAGCACCTGGTGCTGAGAGTGGCTTGCTTGGCCACCACCAGCCAGGTGGAAAAGCTGGGAGAAGCCCTTGACAGGATTGCAGCCATCCCTGGGTTCTCCGTGCGCTTCACCGGGCCGTGGCCCCCCTTTTCCTTCGTCGAGTAA
- a CDS encoding gas vesicle protein, protein MKPTQPRQAGLVQLLDRLLDKGVILQADLLISLAGVPLIGVSLRAAVAAVETMLRYGIWEDWDEAVRAVARTSRRLAAGWAGQTEPEGVIACFPGHVWYSPKTGGWTPGEILVTTTGLEAVPAPPLPYTRIKTVTPVWVSGAQRDGQRCLYLTLEDGAGLALLVDEVDGLRRLIQDRMQDAEILLRR, encoded by the coding sequence ATGAAACCAACCCAACCCCGACAGGCAGGCCTGGTACAACTACTCGACCGCCTCCTTGACAAGGGTGTCATCCTGCAGGCTGACCTGCTCATCTCCCTGGCCGGTGTCCCCCTGATAGGGGTTAGCTTGAGAGCTGCCGTGGCAGCGGTGGAGACCATGCTTCGGTACGGGATCTGGGAGGACTGGGATGAGGCGGTACGCGCGGTTGCCCGCACTTCCCGTAGGCTGGCCGCGGGGTGGGCGGGTCAGACCGAACCGGAAGGCGTTATCGCCTGCTTCCCCGGCCACGTCTGGTACAGCCCGAAAACCGGGGGTTGGACGCCGGGTGAAATCCTGGTGACAACTACGGGCCTGGAAGCCGTGCCGGCTCCACCCCTACCGTATACGAGGATCAAGACCGTGACACCAGTATGGGTCTCGGGGGCACAGAGGGATGGACAGCGCTGCCTGTACCTTACGCTGGAGGATGGAGCGGGCCTGGCCCTGCTGGTGGACGAGGTGGATGGCTTGCGCCGGCTGATCCAGGACCGGATGCAAGACGCAGAAATCCTGTTGAGGAGGTGA
- the gvpO gene encoding gas vesicle protein GvpO, which translates to MNLSLDQLVRAGTQKVLELTGLQLSSVTGMVREEGQWRLSLELVEKQSIPRAMDILGRYDVWVDDHGNLMGFDRKELRKRGDTGQTAPA; encoded by the coding sequence GTGAACCTGAGCCTGGATCAACTGGTCCGCGCGGGCACGCAAAAGGTGCTGGAGTTAACAGGGCTGCAACTTAGCAGCGTGACAGGCATGGTAAGGGAAGAAGGTCAATGGCGTCTATCTCTGGAACTGGTGGAGAAGCAATCAATCCCCAGGGCCATGGACATCCTGGGGAGATACGACGTCTGGGTGGACGACCACGGCAACCTGATGGGGTTTGACCGGAAGGAGTTGCGCAAGAGAGGCGACACCGGCCAAACGGCACCGGCCTGA
- a CDS encoding glycosyltransferase, with protein MVSPGRPGIILTTYNFLEQTRRCLSSLRRATTTPYLLIAVDANSQDGTPQHLQAQGIPVIRNNEEISLSVALNQGIRFLLSQASVSHIAWIHNDMLFFRGWLEGLLQVLAAHPEVGKLAPYNLTGEPGQYTDEKVETFTTAHAGRLQPGNGCPWIMPRHVVEEVGLFDEGYLRCGGYEDWDYNNRVLERGYQVAITWASAVWHQGMGTRRYVDQKGADRYNAAYYERKWGRGPRV; from the coding sequence GTGGTAAGTCCCGGCCGGCCAGGCATAATCTTGACCACTTATAACTTCCTGGAGCAAACCAGGCGTTGCCTGTCCAGCCTGAGGAGAGCAACCACCACACCGTACCTGCTCATAGCGGTGGATGCCAATTCCCAGGACGGTACACCACAGCACCTGCAGGCACAGGGCATACCGGTAATCCGTAATAATGAAGAGATCTCCCTGAGCGTTGCCCTGAATCAGGGGATTAGGTTCCTGCTTTCTCAGGCCAGTGTGTCTCACATAGCCTGGATACACAACGACATGCTGTTCTTTCGGGGGTGGCTGGAAGGCCTGCTCCAGGTGCTGGCAGCTCATCCTGAAGTGGGCAAACTTGCTCCGTACAACCTGACCGGTGAACCAGGCCAGTATACGGATGAGAAGGTGGAAACCTTCACGACTGCCCATGCCGGTCGGTTGCAGCCGGGAAATGGGTGTCCCTGGATCATGCCCAGACACGTGGTGGAAGAGGTAGGGCTGTTCGACGAGGGATACCTGCGGTGCGGGGGGTACGAGGACTGGGATTACAATAACCGGGTGCTGGAACGGGGGTACCAGGTGGCGATCACGTGGGCCAGTGCGGTGTGGCACCAGGGCATGGGCACGAGACGTTACGTCGACCAGAAGGGAGCCGATCGGTACAACGCCGCGTATTACGAACGCAAGTGGGGGCGCGGGCCGCGCGTGTGA